In Scyliorhinus torazame isolate Kashiwa2021f chromosome 9, sScyTor2.1, whole genome shotgun sequence, a single window of DNA contains:
- the rps6 gene encoding small ribosomal subunit protein eS6: MKLNISFPATGCQKLIEVDDERKLRTFYEKRMATEVAADCLGDEWKGYVVRISGGNDKQGFPMKQGILTNGRVRLLLSKGHSCYRPRRTGERKRKSVRGCIVDANLSVLNLVIIKKGEKDIPGLTDNTVPRRLGPKRASKIRKLFNLSKEDDVRQYVVRRPLSKEGKKPRTKAPKIQRLVTPRVLQHKRRRIALKKHRTQKNKEAAAEYAKLLAKRMKEAKEKRQEQIAKRRRLSSLRASTSKSESSQK, from the exons ATGAAG CTCAACATCTCTTTCCCAGCCACTGGCTGCCAGAAGCTGATCGAAGTGGACGATGAGCGAAAACTGCGGACTTTCTATGAGAAACGCATGGCCACCGAGGTTGCTGCGGACTGCCTGGGAGACGAATGGAAG GGATATGTTGTGCGCATCAGTGGTGGCAATGACAAGCAGGGCTTCCCCATGAAACAAGGTATCTTGACTAATGGCCGTGTCCGTCTGCTGCTCAGCAAGGGGCATTCCTGCTATCGTCCTAGGAGGACTGGTGAGCGCAAACGAAAATCTGTTCGTGGCTGCATTGTTGATGCCAACCTAAGTGTCCTGAATTTAGTTATTATTAAGAAAG GTGAGAAGGACATCCCTGGTCTGACAGACAATACCGTGCCCCGTCGTCTTGGGCCAAAGAGGGCTAGCAAAATCCGCAAGCTGTTCAACCTGTCCAAGGAGGATGATGTACGCCAGTATGTTGTGAGGAGACCTCTGAGCAAGGAAG GTAAGAAGCCTAGAACCAAAGCTCCCAAGATTCAGCGCCTTGTAACTCCCCGTGTTCTGCAGCACAAAAGGAGGCGCATTGCCCTGAAGAAACATCGTACCCAAAAGAACAAGGAAGCTGCAGCAGAGTATGCTAAGCTTCTGGCCAAGCGAATGAAG GAGGCTAAGGAAAAACGTCAGGAGCAGATTGCAAAGAGACGCCGACTTTCTTCACTGAGGGCCTCCACATCTAAATCGGAATCCAGCCAAAAGTAA